A stretch of DNA from Candidatus Nomurabacteria bacterium:
AGTCATTTTGATAAAATACCTATGCAACCCTTAAGACTACTCCTATTTTTTGTTTGGTTCTCAGCGTTATTTATTTTAGTAAAAAAATACGAAGAAAAGATTAAAAAGTATTTAGGATGGTTTTTAATAACTTTAGGTCAAAACTCTCTATACGTGTATATTATTAGTGCAATTTTGTTATTTTTTACTAATTTGGTAATTCCCGGCGGTTTACCTTGGTATTTAAACACTTTATTAAATACGGCTTTTGTAGGCTTAGTTTGGTATCTAACAAAAATGAAGATCTTATTTAAATACATCCCTCGATAAGCATAAGCGCTAGATTAAATTTTTTGTTATAGTCTATTAATAAGTGATTATCTCTATCCTTATACAGACAGCTATTTTAGGAGCTGCTTTAAGCGCAGGCTATGTAGTCGTACGTATGCCTTTAATTAGAAGGAGTTTTTTACCTACCGGTTTAGGCGCAGGAATCTTATTATTAATTCTTAGTCCTCAATCAATTGGTGAGGTCTTACCTTTTATGAGCTTCCCTGCTGAGTATTTTCAAAACTGGGTTAAGATCCCTAAATATCTAATAAATATTGTATTTGCGTGTTTGTTTTTGGGAAGGCCTCTTATATCGTTTAAAAAGATGTGGAGGCTTGCCGGCCCGCAAATTGCTTTCGGGCAGACCTTAGCCTGGGGCCAATATGCTATCGGAGGAGTAGTTACATTATTAATACTAATTCCTCTATTTAATATGCCCCAAATTACTGCATCCTTAATAGAGATAAGTTTTGAAGGGGGTCATGGTACAGTTGCTGGGATGACTCCAGTGTTTAACGAGTTAGGGTTTGAAACAGGTAGACAGCTAGCAATTGGATTGGCAACGGCAAGTTTAGTAACCGCATTAATCTCAGGAATTTTATTAATTAATTGGGGTGCAAAAAAGGGTTATTTTATTAGAGATGAAGGCATTAAACTAAAACGTAATGAGGTTTATTATCACAGAGTAATAAAGGAGATTAGATCAAAGGGAGTTAAGCTTAGGGAACATATTACGATATGGCGTTTAGCAGGACATGCTCTATTAGTAGTAACTGGAGTTGGGTTCGGCTGGCTCTTATATAAGAGTTTATCTTTAATTGAGATTTTGTTAAGGGGTGAGAATGTTAATTTAGTGGTGCATTATCTACCCTTGTTTACTTTCTGTATGTTCGGAGGAATGATCGCTCAGCTAATTTCTACTAAACTTAAGCTAACTATATCTAGAGAAATTATTAATTTAATTTCTGCCTTTACATTAGGAGTATTAATAATGACTGCAGTTGGGACAATGTCTTTAGATTTTATTAATAAAGATGGTTTAGTCTTTATAATCTTATACCTAAGCGGAGTATTATGGATTTTGCTTAGTTTTGTATTTTTAGCAAGAAGAATGTTTGGTGATCACTGGTTCGAAAATGCAATCATTTCTATGGGTCAATCTATGGGAATGACTGCTACTGGATTGTTATTCGCGGAGATGGTCGATAAAGAAAATAAAACGGGTGCAGTTGAATCCTTCGGCTACAAGCAGTTGCTATTTGAGCCGTTTATGGGAGGCGGAATTGTAACTGCTCTTTCGATGCCAATTATTTTTGCGGTCGGTTTAAAAATATTTACAATAGCTTGCTTAGCAATAACTATCTTCTGGCTACTTTTAGGATTATTTTACTTTAAAAAGCGCCCAGTAACTAATAGTTAATAATTAACTATTAGTTAGCGATTGAGACAAGTTCTACTTCGAACACTAGATCGGCATCAGCTGGGATAGATGAACCTGCTCCTTCTGCCCCATAGCCTTTTTCTGATGGGATAACTAGTTTGCGTTTCCCTCCTACTTTCATACCAGGTATACCTTCGATCCATCCATCAATTAGAGCACCTTCCACTAATTGGAACTCTACCCCTTCTGAATTGCTATCGAAGACCGTCCCATCCGCCGCTAAAGCTCCTTTATATTTTACTTTTATCTTATCACCCAACTTAGCTTCTTGGCCTGTTCCTGTAACCAAATCTATAATTTGCATAGTCGTTATATCTCCTGATTGTTTAAAGCTTTCATCTACCTCTTTAGGCGCTTCTTCGCTTTGTGACTCTGTCTGTTGCTTTTGCAAATCTTCTAAAGCTTTTTGAGCTGCGTCCTGGTTCTCCGCATTTTGTTTTCTAGTTATAAATGGAGCTGCAAGTGGTACTGCTACAAATAAACAGATTGCAATCAAAGCTGCTATTGCTGAGTAGTTATTGTTTTTCTTTCTTTTTGGCATAAATTAATTATCTTATTTGAAATTAAGATTATAGCAAACTTCTTATTATAGAATTCATGAATAAATATTGACTAAATATGTGCTTTAGATCTGTTATAATAATATTTAACTTATGAATTTTGTTGATCATACTACAATACTTGTTAAAGCCGGTGATGGCGGAGATGGAGTCGTGGCTTTTCGTAAAGAGAAGTACATTGATAAGGGCGGCCCTAATGGTGGAGATGGTGGTCATGGCGGTAGCGTTATTCTTATTGGAGATTCCAACTTAAATACTCTACAAAATCTTAAGTTTAAGCAAAAGTTTGAGGCTGAACGAGGCGGGAACGGATTTAAGCAAGATATGCATGGAGCTAACGGAGAAGATAAAATTGTTAAAGTACCGGTTGGCACTCAGGTCTTTGATAAGAACGATAACTTAATTGCCGACATCGCTAAGGTTGGTCAAAGCGCGATAGTTGCTAGAGGTGGTGATGGCGGTTTTGGTAACGCCCATTTTAAAAGTGCAAAACGGCAGGTCCCTAGAGTTGCCGAAAAGGGTGAGCCAGGTGAAGAAAAAGAGCTTAGGTTAGAGCTCAAACTGCTTGCAGATGTCGGGCTTGTCGGTATGCCAAATGCTGGCAAATCTACATTTTTAGCCTCAGTCACTAAAGCAAAGCCTAAGATAGCTGACTACCCTTTCACAACTCTCATTCCAAATTTAGGAATTGCTACTGTTGATAAAAAGGGGATTGTGATTGCTGATATTCCGGGTTTGATAAAAGGAGCCTCAAGTGGAAAAGGTCTTGGAATACAATTCTTAAAGCATATAGAAAGAAGCAAGGTAATCCTCCATTTTGTTGACTTCTGGAGTGATGATACGAGCGACAGCTATCTAACTATCCGGAGAGAGCTAAAAAGTTATTCTAAGCTTCTTGCCGATAAACCAGAAATCATCTCCTTTACTAAAGTTGATGGCATAGATGATATTGAGGTCAAAAAAAAGATTGCAGAATTTAAGAAAGAAACAAAGCTAGGAACAAAAGTTAAAATATATGCAATTTCATCAGTTGCCCATATTGGTACCGAAGAGCTCCTTAAAGATCTCCAAAAACTTATACTAAGAACCGATAAAAATAACTCAATATCTTTAGAAGATAATGACGGCCTAGAAGAGATTGAGACAATTCGAGTTCCATTAAAAGAAAAAATGGGTGTACGTAAATCCTGGGATATAAAAAAAGATAGTAACTATTACATAATCTCTGGAGAAGAAATAGAGCGTTTTGCAATCAGGACTGACTACTCAAATCCATATTCTGTAGAGAGGCTATATGACATATTAAGAAAAACGAGAATCTATGGACGTCTAGAGAGAATGGGTTATGAAGCAGGTGGCGACTTTAGATTAAAGATCGGGGATAAACTTCTCCCACGAGAAGATCAAATCTGGGATTAACTCTCATCAAGAAAAATGTCATCCCGGCGCATGCCGAATCTATTAATCTTTAATGCTAAACTTAAACTTATGTTTAGTAAAGTTATAAACTACTTTGAGGATTTTGAACAAAAATATAAGTTTAGAATAAACTTCATTGGCTTAATCTCAATATATTTAATATATTGGTTAATCCATCAAGTTAAGCTTAATCTTGATTTAAATTTACCCGAGATTATTAATATTCCTAACTTTATTGGTAATGTTGACTCTACTGTTCTGGCATTAGTTGGAGGATTCATCGTTGGATCTCTTTTAACTAGGACTACTAAGCTTAATAGATCTAATATTTTTAAGTTAAGTATTTTAGCTGGAACTTTAATCGGCTTAGTACAAAATATTTTAATTGAGACTAAGTTTGGAATGAACTTATTGAACCAGCCAAATGTGAGCGACCCACTGGATATTTTATGGGGCACTATTTTTTGCTTGATTGCTTGCTTTGTAAGTTTTAAGGTTGAGAAGGTTTAGACTATTGCCTCAATCCCACTGCTTTTTGGACTTTTAATAGAGTTTGATTAGCAATCTCTCTCATCTGCTCTTCTGATTCCTCTAGTTTTTCTTTAAGCTTAGTTTCATCCACATTTTTATAGGCTTCTTGAAGCTCTGTTAAAGTTTTTTCGACTGCATTGGCGACTCTTTTTTTTGAGTTCGCCATATTGAGTTTGGCCAACAAACTCTTGGTTAATATCTTCTTGAGGTCTTCCTTCAAGTAATGCCAGCAGCACTAGAAGGTTTGTAATGCCTGGCTGATTTACTTTGTCGAAGTTTATTTTTCCTACGCTATCAGTTGTCGCAGACATAATCTTTTTGGCTGCAGCTTTAGGATCATCTGAAAGTAGAATTGTTCCGTTTGGATCTTTTACTGACTTACTCATCTTCTTTTCTGGGTTTGTTAAACTCATAATACGTACTTGCTCTTGTTGTCCCACAAACCTAGCTTGCTCTTGAATTGGGGCTGGGATTACAAAAATTTCACCAAACTTGTTATTAAATCTTTCAGCAATATCTCTCGTTAGCTCAACGTGCTGACGCTGATCGTCGCCAAGCGGCACATAGGTCGGTCCATACAGCAATATGTCGGCCGCCATCAAGACAGGGTAATCAAATAGGCCTACAGAAACAAATTCTGTATCAC
This window harbors:
- a CDS encoding sodium:glutamate symporter, yielding MPLIRRSFLPTGLGAGILLLILSPQSIGEVLPFMSFPAEYFQNWVKIPKYLINIVFACLFLGRPLISFKKMWRLAGPQIAFGQTLAWGQYAIGGVVTLLILIPLFNMPQITASLIEISFEGGHGTVAGMTPVFNELGFETGRQLAIGLATASLVTALISGILLINWGAKKGYFIRDEGIKLKRNEVYYHRVIKEIRSKGVKLREHITIWRLAGHALLVVTGVGFGWLLYKSLSLIEILLRGENVNLVVHYLPLFTFCMFGGMIAQLISTKLKLTISREIINLISAFTLGVLIMTAVGTMSLDFINKDGLVFIILYLSGVLWILLSFVFLARRMFGDHWFENAIISMGQSMGMTATGLLFAEMVDKENKTGAVESFGYKQLLFEPFMGGGIVTALSMPIIFAVGLKIFTIACLAITIFWLLLGLFYFKKRPVTNS
- a CDS encoding FKBP-type peptidyl-prolyl cis-trans isomerase, which translates into the protein MTTMQIIDLVTGTGQEAKLGDKIKVKYKGALAADGTVFDSNSEGVEFQLVEGALIDGWIEGIPGMKVGGKRKLVIPSEKGYGAEGAGSSIPADADLVFEVELVSIAN
- the obgE gene encoding GTPase ObgE, producing the protein MNFVDHTTILVKAGDGGDGVVAFRKEKYIDKGGPNGGDGGHGGSVILIGDSNLNTLQNLKFKQKFEAERGGNGFKQDMHGANGEDKIVKVPVGTQVFDKNDNLIADIAKVGQSAIVARGGDGGFGNAHFKSAKRQVPRVAEKGEPGEEKELRLELKLLADVGLVGMPNAGKSTFLASVTKAKPKIADYPFTTLIPNLGIATVDKKGIVIADIPGLIKGASSGKGLGIQFLKHIERSKVILHFVDFWSDDTSDSYLTIRRELKSYSKLLADKPEIISFTKVDGIDDIEVKKKIAEFKKETKLGTKVKIYAISSVAHIGTEELLKDLQKLILRTDKNNSISLEDNDGLEEIETIRVPLKEKMGVRKSWDIKKDSNYYIISGEEIERFAIRTDYSNPYSVERLYDILRKTRIYGRLERMGYEAGGDFRLKIGDKLLPREDQIWD
- the trpS gene encoding tryptophan--tRNA ligase translates to MQKVLTGLRANDELTIGNYLGGIEPMVRMVNKLSRKYKFQMFLPDLHSFTTPIDHSKLYDSVMKNIRMFVAAGVPIEDPDFNLYRQSRIPAHSELCVILNNLTSYGVLTRMVEFKDKASRGDTEFVSVGLFDYPVLMAADILLYGPTYVPLGDDQRQHVELTRDIAERFNNKFGEIFVIPAPIQEQARFVGQQEQVRIMSLTNPEKKMSKSVKDPNGTILLSDDPKAAAKKIMSATTDSVGKINFDKVNQPGITNLLVLLALLEGRPQEDINQEFVGQTQYGELKKKSRQCSRKNFNRASRSL